A single Silvibacterium dinghuense DNA region contains:
- a CDS encoding translocated intimin receptor Tir, whose amino-acid sequence MKRGMTRAILSDSHFWIPLAVLLLGIALLAHLS is encoded by the coding sequence ATGAAGCGCGGCATGACACGGGCCATCCTCTCGGATAGCCATTTCTGGATTCCTCTGGCAGTACTGCTGCTGGGCATCGCGCTGCTGGCGCACCTGAGTTGA